From Desulfovibrio inopinatus DSM 10711:
CTCGTTTTTCGATACGGCTCCCCATAATAACAACTGAAGAGTTATAAATATGTCATACTCCATTCTGGTTCTTGACGACGATCATCATGTCCGGGAAAGCCTTGCTATGAACCTCGAAGACGAAGGTTTTCTTGTCTTTCAGGCTATAAGCGCAGAAGAAGCTTTCAAGGTGCTTGAGAAAGAAAACATTGATCTCGTCGTCGTTGATCTCAGATTACCAGGCATGAACGGAACGGAGTTTATTCAAAGCGCCAAAAAACAATGGCAAGCGTTGCTGTTTATAATCTACACGGGCTCTCCCATATTCCAACTCTCATCCCATCTCGCTTCGACACCGAGTGTTTCGAAATCTGTTTTTTTGAAACCCTTATCGGATTATGAAAGCATTATCACTGAAATCAAAAATATGATTGAAAATTCTGCGACCTCAAAAGCGGTCTAGAGATTTGCTCGCAGCATGAGGCGATTGGCGTAGCCAAACTCGCTCAACGAGACGCACGTCCCCTTCAGCTACGGTTGAAGTTCAGCATGGCCACACAGTCGCACGACGCCTCGTCCGCAGTCAATTATTCCCTGGTTCCGCAAAATGGCAAGCTCCCGAGATATCGCCTCTCGGGTTGCTCCCAGATGATCCGCTAATTCTTGATGAGTAAGAGTAATTTTCCCCTCGCTATCCCAGTTGTTTTTCAAGAAGCTCAATACTCGCTCACCAAGACTTGAAAGCAGCAGCTCATCCAATTGCAGCAGCAAACTTGATATCGAAGTCGTTAAGCTCGATAAGAGAACCTCTTGAACATCTGGCTCTTCAGCAAAGAGCTTTCTAAAAGTCTCGCCTGGCATCGCCAAGACGGTGGCGACATCAGATTCAACATATACCCAAGCAGGATAGTTTCCTCCCGTGAATGTGCTGTTGAGAGAAAGCAGGCACAGCTCTTGTGGCTTCAGCCGATACAGCGTTGCCTGCTTTCCTTCAGAATTCATGGCAAAAACACGTAACCGTCCTTCTGTCACGAGGAAAACACCCGAGACTTTATCCCCTTTGGAGATCAAAATATCTGTTTTTCTTCCCTCAATTTGAATTGCATGGGCAGAAAAAAGATGGCGAATTTTCCTTGCGTCCATAAAAGGCGACTCGCGTTATATGGTTATTTCCATTCAAAGTGCATATCTTCGGGAGATGCCGTCGCAACTTCATGAATGCTATCGAATGAAAGTCCAATGTGCTCATGGGCTTTACGAATTGCTTCAGCGCTGGGAGCCATATTGAGGCAATACATTTTCCCATCGCTTGCGTTCACCAAAGTTTTGAAGATCACCACACCCTCTTGCGCACACGCCGCAGCATACTTTTCATAGACTCCTGAAAAATCCTCTTGGCTGATTTTTTCAGGAAAAGTGCCATTTTCCTTATCGTGCGTATCAATGAACAGTTTCATTTTCAACATGTTGTCTCCTCCTGCTTCGTCAGATTGCTTGATGAATGCCAAATAGCACTTGGCAGCAGGCGGTTCTGTGATGTTGATCACACAATCTTAAACAAACGACCTATACGATCTCTTCATCAATTTCTTTCGCCCGTCTCACGCACAAGTTGTGAATGTCCAATCTCATAATAATTTAAAACTTTTAAACACTTTACAACTTACCATAACACATTGTGAAGACTCGCCAGTTCCAATCAAATCATCTGACTGAAAATCTTGACGAGACACTAATACATTTGTATTAATACATATGTATTAATCAGCACCACTGTTTTGAAGTTCTCAGAAGTCTATTCATTTTCACACATGTTCACCAAACCACGTTCCGTTGGAGGAGGTCACATCATGTTGAATATTGTTGAATTGAAGGGATCTTACTATGAAATCGGTGTAGGTTGGGGAAAGGCGTTCAAAAACGACATGCCAAACGTTGTACGCATTGAAATGGAGGCCATCACTGCCATTCTCGGACTGAATCTCGAAAACGTGATCCAAATTAGCAGTCAGTATATGACCTTGGCGAGCGACTACGATCCGGATTTTATGCAAGTGCTTCGTGGTTTTGCAGATGGTGCAGAGATGCAATTTGAAACGTTCTTTGCCATCCGTACTCTCCTTGAAGTTCTTTTTTATTCCGGAAGATCAGAGGGAATGTGCACTTCGTTTGCTCTCACAAAAAGTGCTACAGAAACGGGTGAGACCATTATTGGACAGAATATTGACTGGCATCCCGGCCTCCCCATGGTGCTCTTAAAGATCACTTGGCCGAATGGGGTACGTCAACTCACGCTCTCCATGGGAGGAATCTGGGAATATGGACTTTCGCAATATCTTAATGCGTCTCCATTTGGCATTGCTGCGACCCTAACTGCATCCTGGACTGATCATCCAGACCACCTCACAGTTCCTATCAGCATGGTCATGAACAAAGCTGCTCGCCAAAAAAACTTCAATTCGGCATTGTCAGTATTCAGGGAAACAGAACAGAACCTAGCGAGTTTCCTCCTTGCGAACGGAGATGGGGAATTGGTGGGGGTAGAACTCGGTCTCCGAGATCATGAAATCCTTCGTCCGGAAAACGATATCCTCGTTCATTCCAACCATTACCTCTCAGAAAGATTCCGAACCAAAGATATTTTTCTTCCCTTTGTTCCAGACTCGCCACTTCGTTATCAACGATTGCTTCAACTTACACAGGATGCACGAGGCAAAATCACTCCTGAGACAATGATGCGCTTTTTGTCTGACCACGAGAATTATCCCAAAGCAATTTGTTCACATGTCGACCCGAAATCGGACTTTCCCCCATCGGCAACTACAGCTTCGATTATCATGGTTCCATCCAAACATGTCATACATGTTGCCGTTGGCAATCCTTGCAATACTCCGTACATACCATACAGCTTGTAGGACAACGACGTTGAAAAACTTCTAAGAGATGTGGTTAGAAGGTCGAATGCCCAAGAATACCAAAGAGAATTTGCTTTTGGCGGCAGTGAGCGAATTTGCTGCGCATGGTTATCAGGCTACAACTGTGCGCAGCATCGTCAAACGCGCAGGCGAAAAGAATTTAAATTCCATCGTCTATTACTTCGGCAGCAAGGAAGAACTCTACAAAGCAACTTTGGATTTTATGTTTCGTGAAGCAGAAAAATTCAGGGAAGATATCCCCGATTCTCTCCAAAAATCCTTTGATGCCAAGACTAAACTCGAAATGATGATTCGATTTCTTTGCCGAGCGTACTATTCAATACAGAACGATCTGGATAGAGCATTGTATCAACTTTTCATAAAAGAAGCAGGGAATCCCAGTCCATATTTTGAAGAGATGGTCGAGCGTCACCTCAAACCACCGCGAGAATTTCTTTGCTCCCTTTTACGAGAGCATTTAGGTCCCAATATTTCACAACAAACAATTGATGACTGTGAGTACAGCATTTCCGGTCAAATTCTTTACGGGGTACTCGGAAGGTCTCTCATCAACAAAATCAACCCCAGCCATGCCCCTTTTGAAAAATATTTCGAAGAGCTAGCAGAGCACGTAGTGAAGTTCACTATGGCCGGACTTGAAGCCTATCGAGGAGAATAAAATTTTGAATGAGGAAATATCCTGAATTGATCCTTTAAATTTGCTTGTCAGGACGGCGGGCTCACTTCACGAACAAATTGACAGTTGTCTTCTCTATCTTTGAAAGCGACTTTTCCGCTTTGGATATGAATTTAATCTCCCAGGTCAAAGCGATTCACCACATCTTCGGCAGAAATGCAGTCCTTATTATTTATCCAGAACTCTGCATACGATTCGGCCGCGAAACAATAGTCCTCAAGGTCTTCGAGATGCGCGAGGATTGCTTCCCGGGCGTAAAATGTTTTGGTTCGACCTGTTTTCTTGGCCAAATTTTCAAGACGTTGTTCATATGAATCCACAGGGAAATCGCAGTCCTCATACAATGATTTTCCTCTTGCGTCATACTTATGGAAGCATGTAGGGAGAAAAAAAACAGTTGCTCATATTCCCCCATTTTATTGTTTGATCCAAACTTTGGAGGTATATGGTGCATAATTTTCGTGTTCTTCTCTTTGTGTTAACGCTCGCTCTGTGTCTGATCCCGCCATGTATTGCAGCCCAAATCGATACGTTCAACAGCACACTTCCTGGTCCGCAACCCAATTCGGCAAGTCAAGATCTGCCTCCTATTGCTGCCGACGGCATGCTTACTCTGACCATCACAGTGGATAGCGCTCTCGTGAGTCAGTATACGACCTTGGCTCTCAAAGATGCCGCGAACCAAACTATTGATTTTACTTATGTCTCGTCATCCCCCAAAGAGCTATACGTTCCGGTAGCTCCTGGGATCTTTACGATCTATGTCCACAATGGATTAAATACACCCGGCAGTTTCACTGTTGTTGCGGATTATGACCAGGCTAACAGTGCGGCCACGGAGAGTGAGGTCAACGACACCCAAGTCCAAGCCAACAACGTGACAACCTCTTCTTTTGGTGGCTCCATCGGCTATAAACGATCCGCAAATGAAACGGACCTGAGCGACTGGTACAAAATTGAGGTTGCTACAGACGCGGTCTTGCAACTCATTTTGCAGACCGCTACCACAATGGTGAACGCCAACGCCACATATATGAATCTTTACGACGCCGACGGCGAACGCATCACCTACGAACTCGTAGGCAGCACGACCGAGACCCTGCGCTATCCTCTCTCACCTGGTACATTCTATGTGCAGCTCTTCCTGGGACTTGGTAATCGATATGGGCCCTACACCATCACTTCCAGCTTTGAATCACCCTGCTCTCAGGCTGTCACCGAATCCGAAGTGAACGATACCTTGGAACAGGCCAACACCGCACATCCCACCACCGTGGGTTCGGTCGGTTATACCAGGCGAAAAGACGAACGCGATGCAGTGGACTATTTCTCGTTTACTGCCCAAGCTGGAGATGCCCCTTTCGATGTCATCTTCACTCCGCTCAGCGACACACTGAAGAGTTCGAATGGCTACGTCCACTGCTGGGATCCTCAAGGCAATATTATAGAGTGGTATTACCTCACGGCAGAGAAAACATTTCATTTCACTGATCTTGTGTCCGGTATCTATTCCTGCCGTGTGAAACCTGAGGGGGGAAAGTATGGATGCTATATTTTTCAGGGTTTCCCTGACTCAGGCACCGGCCCCCCCACTATAGGATCGGTGTTGATACTGCTCTTGGATTCGAATTAATCATATTGTCAAAGCCTGCTTTCAGCCATGTGAAATGGAATTCAGCCAGGGGATCTCCCCCCTGGCTGAATTCTGCAAAGCAACGTCACGTATTGAGCTCTCCGTATAGAATGCCGCTTCAAAAGCCCAGCACACTCGCTTAAGGTCACTTCTATGAAGAAAAGACCTACTCCTGCTCTTCTCCCCACGCCTTGGCACTTCGTTCAACTTTTTTGCGTACGCTCTTCCAATCGGTTTCATGATTAAACATTGATTCCGGTAAGGCTGCCAACATTTTTTCGTAGAGGCTCAAGGAAACTGTGAATGTCAGTTCATCCGTTTTCATGAATTTCCTGGCTGAAGGATCAAAACCGCCAATGACCGCTTTTTCCAACCCCTGTTCTTTGTAATACAGCGGCCAGGAGATGATGTTGGTACAACCTGCGCCAAAGGGAGAGACAACGCATTCCATATCACCAGTGGTGAAGACGGTTTGGGTAAAGAGGCCGGTCAACACCTCTGGACGAGCAAAGAAAATGACGAATTCGGGCAGTTCGGCATCTGAGAACTGCGACAATGGTTTGAATATGCAATATTTGCCTGGAGCCTTACGGGGATTCACCTTCAACATAAATTCACGCATGGCATCAGGACTAGGCATATATCGCTCACCATGCAGAGGTGTCCCTTTAAATCCCGTAGACACATAATGCTCGATAAACCGAAGATGGGGTTTCATCATCGAACAGTAGTATACACCTCCCAGACATCCATATTGTTTAGCGGAAATGAAGGCTGCACCATTTTTTTTCCGGGCTAACCAAATGTTGCCTATAACACAGGAAAACGTCTTCATGACTTCCTGCATGTCCACTTCACCCCGATCCTCTAACTCACGAGAGATGGGCGTTCCCTCTTTCGGACCATATGCGTCTTCCGGTTTGCTATCGCTATAGTAAGCCCCGAAAGGTTCCTCGCCCAAACCGAGATGGTCCAAAAAAGTAGCGGTATCATTGAGTATGGATTGTATTGTCATAACTTCCTCCTGTGGTTGCTCGCCCGAAATTCGCTCTGTTCGGGCGTATTTCGTTCTTCCAAGTCTTTTTATACCATGCTCACAAACAAAATAAATAACTTTAGTAAAAAACTCTTTTTCATTTATGAGCATAATAATGCATGAATTTCTCAATGACGTTCCGTTATTGGTCGAAGTGGCAAAACAAAAAAGTTTCACCAAGGCCGCGGATACATTAGGAATAGGTGTATCAACCTTATCTCGGCGCATAAAACAGCTGGAAGAACGAATGGGAGTTCTCCTCTTTTATAGGGACACCCGAAACGTTGAGCCGACTGAAAACGGTATGTATTTATTGGATCGGTGTGGCTTCATTCTTGAGGAAGTACAAAAAACGTATGATTCTGTGGTTATGAACATGCAGAAACCCTCAGGGTTGATCCGGATTTGTATGTTTTCGGACGTCTACAATAGGCTGTTCAAGGATGCGTTGATCAATTTCGCCTCAACATGGCCGGATATACAAATGGATCTGGCTTTCGTCGACTATCCTGTGGATATGCGTATCGCTCCCTACGACGTGGCCTTTCTTATCGGATCTTCCTTTGATCCCTCACTTATCGCCAAGAAATTATTGACCGTTGAACCTTTTCTCTATGCCTCGCCTAAACTTTTCGAACGCTACCCTCTACCTCGTGAACCCCATGAATTGAACCAACTTCCATGCATCGTTCTTCAGCGGTTCGGATGGCGATGGCCCATGCATAACGGTAACCAACAGGTTATCGTCGAAGTCCACCCCAAGTACAGCTTCAGCTCCGTGGAAATGTGTCGTGATTTCGCTCTGGCAGGGCATGGTGTTACCATGCTCCGTAAAGGACTGGTCGACCCGGATGAGAACGCTGGACGTCTGGTGCGTCTTCTCTCGGACTGGAGCGGAGGATTCATGCACGACGTGAATTTGGTAACGGGCTCCGACCAACTTCCTCAACGTGTTCGCTTGTTTGTGGATCACATGCTCTCCGTCTGTATCTCCTTGTGATTGCTACGTGGAGAAATTGTCACGCAATTATTGAACTCAACAGAGAGGAAAATACAATGCAATATGCTTTCAGAGGGAAAGCAACTCTTGTTACTGGGACTTGGCTGGCATGGGATTGGCTACCATTCAGGCCTATGCAAGCGCGGGAGCCTCTGTTGCAATAGCTGATATTAATGAAGAGACTGTCATATGGTTGAGCAATTCCGCATTGAGCTTTGTCATTGGTCATGCTCTCGTTCTGGATGGAGGATACACTATTCCTTAATCGAAAAGACAATCCCTTCTGATAATCGTCTCATGTCCCAAAGAATGCGAGAGTCCTGCCCGCCCCCCAAAAAGCAACGAACAACCTGCTCTTTTCACACGAAACGCCACACGCATAAAAAACGACTTCTCCCATGAAAAAAGGGAGAAGTCGTTTTTATGCTTTGTTCCTCAATAGACCGCTTTGTCTCGACAAAGAGGAATGAGGGTGATGGTGTTTTATTTTACCACAATCAATTCATATTCGCGGGTTCCAAGTCCAATTTTTTCGGCATGATCCAGGCAGGTCCGCCATTCGGATTCGGGCGTAGAGTTGGAAAAGTGGTCATGGTGGTCCTCGAAGTCCGGCTTCGCCAGATTTTCTGCAAGTTGGCTACCCGGAAGTGGTGAGGCCGCCATGCAAGCGTCCACACAGGCCTGGTCTAGAGCCAAAGGATCAAAGGATGCGAACATACCAAGGTTGGGCAGAATGGGGACGTCATTTTCACCATGACAATCACAGTTTGGAGAAACATCCACAACCAACGAAATGTGGAAGTGCGGGCGACCATCCACAACAGCTTTGGTATACTCTGCCATACGGCAATTCAGAGATTTGACCGCCGCGTTAAATCCAAAGGAAATAGCGTCAAAGTTACACGCCCCGAGGCAACGCCCACAGCCAACACAGTTGTCTTGGTTAACGCTCGCTTTGTTGGTCTCGGTGTTGAAATCCAGTGCATTGTTGGCGCATTCCTTCAGGCAGGAGCGACACCCCTTACAGAGCTCTTCGTTAATCGTTGCCTTGCTGTCGCTGTGTTGCTCCGTTTTGCCTGCACGAGAGCCGCAGCCCATACCGATGTTCTTGATTGCACCACCGAATCCGGTCACTTCGTGACCTTTAAAGTGGGTCAGACTGATAAAAACGTCGGCGTCCATGACAGCTCGACCAATTTTGGCTTCCTTCACGTATTCGCCACCTTCAACGGGCACGGCGATGTCATCGGTCCCTTTGAGGCCGTCGCCAATCAGGATCGGACAGCCAACAGTCAGCGGTGTGAAACCGTTTCCCCAGGCACACTCCAGATGCTCCAAAGCATTCTTTCGCTTGCCCGGATACATGGTGTTACAATCCGTAAGAAAAGGTTTTCCTCCCAGCTCTTTGACAACATCCGCCACGGCCTTGGAATAGTTGGGACGCAGGTAGCTAATGTTTCCCAACTCGCCAAAGTGCAGCTTGATGGCAACAAAGCGTCCTTCCATATCAATATCGCCGATTCCGGCTTTCTTGATCATCTTTTTGAGCTTGGTAGGAAGTCCATCACCAAAGGCCTTTGTTCGGAAATTTGTAAAAAAAACTTTTGCTTTTTCCATGCGTCTTCCCCTCTATTTCATAATCATTGATTCTTCACGTTGAATGCAAGCCCACACAATCCTCTTCGTGCAAGTACATTTCTCCCTCAATTGATATCCTCCCACCAGCGGCTAAACGATTGCTCAGCGCCATCAAGTCGTATTGGTTTACCAATTTTGGGGGTAAGCAAACGGAAATCCTTTCCCTGACTTGCTTCAACAACACGATTGAACGGCTCATCCCATGAATGAGCCGAAATACAAAACTTGCCGACATGGGTGAGTATCATGGACTTCACGCCCATATCATCGGCAGCACGTACAGCTTCTTCCGGCGTCATATGAATAAGTGGCCATCGCGGATCATATTGTCCTCCATCAAGGACAGCTATGTCGAATGTGCCGAATGATTGTGCGATATCTGTAAAGTGAGGGCCGTACCCTCATCACCATTCAAAAAAACTCTGTATTCGGGCGTCTCTATGACAAAACCAGCCCACAGCGTCTTGTTTTTGGTAAAAAGACGACCGGAATAGTGCCGGGCTGGAACGACGCTGATGATCAACCCGTTTTCGAAACGTAATGTCGTATTCCAGTCAGCTTCATGCACTTTTTCTCTCGGGTAGTCCCAATATTCGAAATCCGCATCGACGCCGAGTGGGCAGGTGACGGTTTTAACTTTTTGCTCCAGT
This genomic window contains:
- a CDS encoding response regulator; translation: MSYSILVLDDDHHVRESLAMNLEDEGFLVFQAISAEEAFKVLEKENIDLVVVDLRLPGMNGTEFIQSAKKQWQALLFIIYTGSPIFQLSSHLASTPSVSKSVFLKPLSDYESIITEIKNMIENSATSKAV
- a CDS encoding Crp/Fnr family transcriptional regulator yields the protein MDARKIRHLFSAHAIQIEGRKTDILISKGDKVSGVFLVTEGRLRVFAMNSEGKQATLYRLKPQELCLLSLNSTFTGGNYPAWVYVESDVATVLAMPGETFRKLFAEEPDVQEVLLSSLTTSISSLLLQLDELLLSSLGERVLSFLKNNWDSEGKITLTHQELADHLGATREAISRELAILRNQGIIDCGRGVVRLCGHAELQP
- a CDS encoding DUF4242 domain-containing protein — translated: MLKMKLFIDTHDKENGTFPEKISQEDFSGVYEKYAAACAQEGVVIFKTLVNASDGKMYCLNMAPSAEAIRKAHEHIGLSFDSIHEVATASPEDMHFEWK
- a CDS encoding C45 family autoproteolytic acyltransferase/hydolase; amino-acid sequence: MLNIVELKGSYYEIGVGWGKAFKNDMPNVVRIEMEAITAILGLNLENVIQISSQYMTLASDYDPDFMQVLRGFADGAEMQFETFFAIRTLLEVLFYSGRSEGMCTSFALTKSATETGETIIGQNIDWHPGLPMVLLKITWPNGVRQLTLSMGGIWEYGLSQYLNASPFGIAATLTASWTDHPDHLTVPISMVMNKAARQKNFNSALSVFRETEQNLASFLLANGDGELVGVELGLRDHEILRPENDILVHSNHYLSERFRTKDIFLPFVPDSPLRYQRLLQLTQDARGKITPETMMRFLSDHENYPKAICSHVDPKSDFPPSATTASIIMVPSKHVIHVAVGNPCNTPYIPYSL
- a CDS encoding TetR/AcrR family transcriptional regulator, with the translated sequence MPKNTKENLLLAAVSEFAAHGYQATTVRSIVKRAGEKNLNSIVYYFGSKEELYKATLDFMFREAEKFREDIPDSLQKSFDAKTKLEMMIRFLCRAYYSIQNDLDRALYQLFIKEAGNPSPYFEEMVERHLKPPREFLCSLLREHLGPNISQQTIDDCEYSISGQILYGVLGRSLINKINPSHAPFEKYFEELAEHVVKFTMAGLEAYRGE
- the relB gene encoding type II toxin-antitoxin system RelB family antitoxin → MDSYEQRLENLAKKTGRTKTFYAREAILAHLEDLEDYCFAAESYAEFWINNKDCISAEDVVNRFDLGD
- a CDS encoding DUF169 domain-containing protein encodes the protein MTIQSILNDTATFLDHLGLGEEPFGAYYSDSKPEDAYGPKEGTPISRELEDRGEVDMQEVMKTFSCVIGNIWLARKKNGAAFISAKQYGCLGGVYYCSMMKPHLRFIEHYVSTGFKGTPLHGERYMPSPDAMREFMLKVNPRKAPGKYCIFKPLSQFSDAELPEFVIFFARPEVLTGLFTQTVFTTGDMECVVSPFGAGCTNIISWPLYYKEQGLEKAVIGGFDPSARKFMKTDELTFTVSLSLYEKMLAALPESMFNHETDWKSVRKKVERSAKAWGEEQE
- a CDS encoding LysR family transcriptional regulator, which produces MHEFLNDVPLLVEVAKQKSFTKAADTLGIGVSTLSRRIKQLEERMGVLLFYRDTRNVEPTENGMYLLDRCGFILEEVQKTYDSVVMNMQKPSGLIRICMFSDVYNRLFKDALINFASTWPDIQMDLAFVDYPVDMRIAPYDVAFLIGSSFDPSLIAKKLLTVEPFLYASPKLFERYPLPREPHELNQLPCIVLQRFGWRWPMHNGNQQVIVEVHPKYSFSSVEMCRDFALAGHGVTMLRKGLVDPDENAGRLVRLLSDWSGGFMHDVNLVTGSDQLPQRVRLFVDHMLSVCISL
- a CDS encoding DUF362 domain-containing protein; this translates as MEKAKVFFTNFRTKAFGDGLPTKLKKMIKKAGIGDIDMEGRFVAIKLHFGELGNISYLRPNYSKAVADVVKELGGKPFLTDCNTMYPGKRKNALEHLECAWGNGFTPLTVGCPILIGDGLKGTDDIAVPVEGGEYVKEAKIGRAVMDADVFISLTHFKGHEVTGFGGAIKNIGMGCGSRAGKTEQHSDSKATINEELCKGCRSCLKECANNALDFNTETNKASVNQDNCVGCGRCLGACNFDAISFGFNAAVKSLNCRMAEYTKAVVDGRPHFHISLVVDVSPNCDCHGENDVPILPNLGMFASFDPLALDQACVDACMAASPLPGSQLAENLAKPDFEDHHDHFSNSTPESEWRTCLDHAEKIGLGTREYELIVVK
- a CDS encoding MBL fold metallo-hydrolase encodes the protein MAQSFGTFDIAVLDGGQYDPRWPLIHMTPEEAVRAADDMGVKSMILTHVGKFCISAHSWDEPFNRVVEASQGKDFRLLTPKIGKPIRLDGAEQSFSRWWEDIN